From one Melioribacteraceae bacterium genomic stretch:
- a CDS encoding MGMT family protein: MSKKNKDFFDRVFEITAKIPKGKVTTYGAIAEVCGLKSSARTVGWALNSSKHSNIPAHRVVNRMGALTGKMHFGDPHLMKDLLISEGVEFDENDRVNMKKHFWKPK, from the coding sequence ATGAGTAAAAAGAACAAAGATTTTTTCGATAGAGTTTTCGAGATAACCGCAAAAATCCCAAAAGGAAAAGTCACAACTTATGGTGCAATTGCCGAAGTCTGTGGACTAAAATCATCTGCTCGGACGGTTGGTTGGGCACTTAACTCATCAAAGCATTCCAACATTCCCGCTCATAGAGTAGTAAATAGAATGGGCGCGCTCACCGGCAAAATGCATTTCGGCGATCCACATTTAATGAAAGACCTTTTAATTTCTGAAGGTGTGGAATTTGATGAAAATGATCGCGTAAATATGAAAAAACATTTCTGGAAACCGAAATAG